Proteins encoded in a region of the Oncorhynchus gorbuscha isolate QuinsamMale2020 ecotype Even-year linkage group LG16, OgorEven_v1.0, whole genome shotgun sequence genome:
- the LOC123999943 gene encoding protein sprouty homolog 3-like, translated as MDPLPGHGPPPVRMDVDGLDLQQVPVLSLDQIRSIRANNDYVERPVTLDHASQSGFFYAHDDRYPITHGYPPQGYSHGYPQGYPLPRSQSQQQHAHLAHLSRSSTTSSAMSRISAASDQRLLVGLTPSHSGLASVVRSQPKGELKPEASLGKGLVEGEDLGLHLFICELCGRCKCQECCAPRSLPSCWACGQRCLCSAESAVEYGTCLCCVKGLFYHCSTQDDEDNCADRPCACTSAHACSRWGTMGLLALCLPCLCCYPPARLCLALCQRAHDRATRPGCRCSNTNTVCRKISTSNPNPGHTPFCSKSLEKPV; from the coding sequence ATGGACCCTCTCCCGGGTCATGGCCCTCCACCAGTCAGGATGGACGTTGATGGGCTGGACCTCCAGCAGGTGCCTGTCCTCTCCCTGGACCAGATCCGCTCCATCCGCGCCAACAACGACTACGTGGAGCGCCCCGTGACCCTGGACCATGCCTCCCAGTCCGGCTTCTTCTACGCCCACGATGACCGCTACCCCATCACCCACGGATACCCTCCTCAAGGTTACTCTCATGGTTACCCTCAGGGATACCCTCTCCCCCGGAGCCAGAGCCAGCAGCAACACGCCCACCTTGCCCATCTGAGTCGCTCCAGTACTACCAGTTCAGCCATGTCCCGGATCAGCGCTGCCTCCGACCAGAGACTCCTGGTGGGCTTGACGCCCTCCCACTCTGGCCTGGCCTCGGTGGTGCGCTCCCAGCCTAAAGGAGAACTCAAGCCTGAGGCTTCTCTGGGTAAAGGCCTGGTGGAGGGAGAGGACCTGGGCTTGCACCTGTTTATCTGTGAGCTCTGTGGGAGGTGTAAGTGTCAGGAGTGCTGCGCTCCGCGAAGCCTGCCGTCCTGCTGGGCCTGTGGGCAGCGCTGCCTTTGCTCTGCTGAGAGTGCTGTGGAGTATGGCACCTGTCTGTGCTGCGTTAAGGGCCTGTTCTACCACTGCTCCACTCAGGATGACGAGGACAACTGTGCTGACCGGCCCTGCGCCTGCACATCCGCCCACGCCTGCAGCCGCTGGGGCACCATGGGCCTTCTGGCGCtgtgcctgccctgtctctgctgctaccCACCTGCCAGGCTGTGCCTCGCCCTGTGCCAGCGGGCCCACGACCGAGCCACCCGCCCCGGCTGCCGCTGCAGCAACACCAACACTGTGTGCCGTAAGATCTCCACCTCCAACCCCAACCCTGGGCACACCCCCTTCTGCAGCAAGTCCCTGGAAAAACCTGTATGA